From a single Nakaseomyces glabratus chromosome H, complete sequence genomic region:
- the CCR4 gene encoding CCR4-NOT core exoribonuclease subunit CCR4 (CAGL0H06149g~Ortholog(s) have 3'-5'-exoribonuclease activity) encodes MNDISMMGYPGMGQQQPQPQQAQQPQQQPISMQPHTMMNMMNTNLPPPGMMMGGAGSNTGNENMINHGLMSGNPVSGIPNNNSHQLLDQLINKNPNNMGIPQQQQDSLAAQMQLPMGGMPMGNGSAHNGNVGMNNNNTGGNNNIPMGNANVLRNNNIIGNLGGSSLAGGNMNSGMPGISTFGNTPGQLAAPPIQPNANANNPMYHPHLEDPSLMNNPIWKLQLQLATVSAQSVGQPNIYARQNAMKKYLATQVPPQNQTQQQAQAQSQIAETSKSLVDCTKQALMDIMAPDDSKLKGMSAPNTASTTTNSTISTPTTSKIDMNNSREQPSTPSLLLQHKKLSQYSIDEDDEVENRMVAPKDTKYNDQIWHAIDLSNLQIFNISPNLMKYDFLTRLYLNGNGLESIPSSIRNLKNLRVLDLSHNKLKELPKEIGNCYQLKYLYFFDNQITTLPWELGNLCNIQFLGCEGNPLDKELLKILTEKSFTGLIFYLRDNRPEVPYPHDRKFIEINADGEPEKEYDTVQEAERNLSSDMQKKSFTMLSYNTLCQHYATPKMYRYTPSWALSWDYRREKLKEQILNFNTDIICLQEVEAKTFEDFWQPLLEKHGYTGLFHAKTRAKTMQSKDSKKVDGCCAFYKTSKFKMLFKECVDFSGLWMKHKKFQRTEDYLNRAMNKDNVAIVMKLQHIQSGEIMWLVTTHLHWDPKFNDVKTFQVGVLLDHMETLLKEQNPKQDVKKYPLVICGDLNSYLSSSVYELFSTGRVQHHHDGKDRDFGYFSEDNFSHNLALKSSYNCIGELAFTNFTPSFTDVIDYIWFSSQALRVRGLLGEVDSEYVSNFIGFPNDKFPSDHIPLLGRYEFLKSNNTQNSNSGSRKV; translated from the coding sequence ATGAATGACATATCAATGATGGGGTACCCTGGAATGGGACAACAACAGCCGCAGCCACAGCAAGCCCAACAACCACAACAACAACCTATATCAATGCAACCCCATACCATGATGAATATGATGAATACAAATTTGCCACCACCTGGGATGATGATGGGTGGAGCAGGTTCGAATACTGGAAATGAGAACATGATTAATCATGGCTTGATGAGTGGTAACCCAGTGTCTGGAATCCCAAATAATAACTCTCACCAATTACTGGACCAGTTAATCAATAAGAACCCCAACAACATGGGAATTCCTCAACAACAGCAGGACAGTCTTGCGGCTCAAATGCAGTTACCAATGGGTGGGATGCCAATGGGGAATGGTAGTGCCCACAATGGCAATGTTGGAAtgaacaataataatactGGTGGCAATAACAATATACCAATGGGCAACGCCAATGTGTTAAGAAATAACAACATCATTGGAAATCTTGGCGGTAGCTCATTGGCAGGAGGCAATATGAATTCCGGAATGCCAGGAATTTCAACTTTCGGAAACACCCCAGGTCAATTGGCTGCCCCACCAATTCAACCTAACGCTAATGCAAACAATCCTATGTACCATCCTCACCTAGAAGACCCCTCACTTATGAACAATCCAATTTGGAAATTACAACTGCAATTAGCTACTGTTTCCGCACAATCAGTTGGACAGCCCAATATATATGCTAGACAAAACGCCatgaaaaaatatctaGCGACACAGGTTCCACCACAAAATCAAACACAACAGCAGGCTCAGGCACAATCCCAGATTGCTGAGACATCCAAGTCTTTGGTGGATTGTACCAAACAGGCACTAATGGATATTATGGCTCCAGATGACTCCAAACTCAAAGGCATGTCCGCCCCAAATACAGcttcaacaacaacaaactCCACTATTTCTACGCCAACAACATCTAAGATAGACATGAATAATTCTCGTGAACAACCTTCAACTCCTTCCTTACTACTACAGCATAAGAAATTGTCTCAATATAGCattgatgaggatgacgaAGTCGAAAATCGCATGGTGGCTCCAAAAGACACTAAGTACAACGATCAAATATGGCATGCTATCGATCTTTCCAATCTACAGATTTTTAACATCAGCccaaatttgatgaaatatGATTTTTTAACTAGATTGTATCTGAATGGTAATGGCCTTGAATCCATCCCATCTTCAATTAGAAACCTAAAGAACTTGAGAGTTTTAGATCTATCTCATAATAAATTGAAGGAACTGCCTAAGGAAATTGGTAACTGCTATCAATTGAAATacttatatttctttgataacCAAATTACAACACTACCTTGGGAATTAGGAAACCTTTGCAACATTCAATTCTTGGGCTGTGAAGGTAATCCGCTTGACAAAGAATTGCTGAAGATTTTGACTGAGAAATCATTTACAGGGTTGATCTTTTACTTGAGAGATAATAGACCAGAGGTTCCATATCCACATGACCGTAAGTTTATTGAGATTAATGCTGACGGTGAGCCAGAAAAGGAATACGATACTGTACAGGAAGCAGAAAGGAACCTATCTAGCGAtatgcaaaagaaaagttttACAATGCTATCTTACAATACATTGTGCCAACATTATGCGACTCCCAAAATGTATCGTTATACACCATCTTGGGCTTTAAGTTGGGATTACAGGAGGGAGAAGCTTAAGGaacaaattttaaattttaataCCGATATAATTTGTCtacaagaagttgaagCCAAGACATTTGAGGATTTCTGGCAACCCTTGCTAGAGAAGCATGGTTATACTGGTTTATTCCATGCGAAAACGAGAGCCAAGACTATGCAATCAAAGGATTCGAAGAAGGTTGATGGTTGCTGTGCTTTTTATAAAACTTCAAAGTTTAAGATGTTATTTAAGGAATGTGTGGATTTCAGTGGTCTATGGATGAAACATAAGAAGTTCCAAAGAACGGAGGACTATCTAAACCGTGCTATGAACAAAGATAACGTTGCAATTGTCATGAAATTACAACACATCCAATCTGGAGAAATAATGTGGCTAGTCACTACTCATTTACACTGGGATCCAAAATTCAATGATGTCAAAACATTCCAAGTCGGTGTTTTATTGGATCACATGGAAACCCTGTTGAAGGAACAAAATCCAAAACAAGATGTAAAGAAATATCCACTGGTTATTTGTGGTGATTTGAACTCCTACTTATCTTCCTCCGTGTATGAACTTTTCAGCACTGGCCGTGTACAACATCACCatgatggtaaggacagaGATTTCGGTTACTTCTCGGAAGATAACTTCTCTCATAACTTAGCTTTGAAATCAAGTTATAACTGTATTGGTGAACTGGCATTCACCAATTTCACTCCTTCTTTCACTGACGTTATCGACTATATATGGTTCTCTTCTCAGGCATTGAGAGTACGTGGCCTATTGGGTGAAGTAGACAGCGAATATGTATCCAACTTTATTGGTTTCCCTAATGACAAGTTCCCAAGTGACCATATCCCATTGTTAGGTAGATACGAATTTTTAAAGTCGAATAACACCCAAAATAGCAACAGTGGTAGCAGAAAAGTGTGA